Part of the Chanos chanos chromosome 5, fChaCha1.1, whole genome shotgun sequence genome, GGAAAATGACCAGTGCTCAGTTGCTATAACAGTTAGCATATGCAGGTATTCATTCACATCCTTATAGCCTAGTGCATGGGCAGCAGCACCTCCTATCATATTCCAGTGTTTTACAGGCCACTAGATCATTTTGGCCATGGTAAACCCAACACAAATGACCCCTAGAAATAACACCAGTCTTCAAATGATCTCTCTAAACCACTGCTCACATCAAGAGATataaggagatatatatatacacatataaaaggACAGAAGTAATGCCTGATTCTGACTGGAAAAGTAcgacattattttaaaaatgaaaatacatttaaacaatgaTCAGCATCACAGATAATggctttaactgtgtgtgtgtgtgcgtatatgcgtgtgtgtgagtgtgtgtgtgtgtgtgtgtgtgtgtatgtgagtgtgtgtgtgtgtgtgtgtgtgtgtgtgtgtgtgtgtgtgtgtgagtgtgtgtgcgtgcatgtgtgtgagtgtgtgtgtgtgtgtgtgtgtgtgtgtgagtgtgtgtgtgtgtgtgtgagtgtgtgtgtgtatatgtgtgagtgtgtgtgtgtgagtgtgtgtgagtgtgtgtgtgtgtgagtgtgtgtgagtgtgtgtgtgtgtgtgtgtgtgtgtgcgtgtgtgtgtgtgtgtgtgcgtgtgttagagtgtgtgtgtgcactgggtGAACCTGTCTATTAATTTGTCTGTATCCTCCCCCACCTCAAACTGTCAGTGACAGAAAGGTCAGACGTCGTCGTGACCTGTGGGGTCACTGACGGGGGTCAGGGAGGTCAGAGGTGACAGGTAACCCTACCTGATGGGATAAAAGCAGCTTGCTGCTGAAACTGCATGTTGGCCAGTGCTTGCTGGTACTGAATCATGCCAGTGTTAAACATGGCAGCGGCACCGTTGGCTTTTTCGAGTGCCGGTCGCTTTGGCAACGGTGGCATGACACTGTGAGGAATTCCCTGCTCAAAAAGACGAGTGTGACggaggaagggggagagagggatgggcggggcagggggggggggggggtttacgtatggagggggagaggggagggggggtaaagGATGAAGGTAACAGGGAaaagagggacaaaaaaaaaaaaaaaaaaaaaaaagaaacagagtttTCGTCAGAGGGTAAAACGTAACAGGATCGCTCAGTAACAAAGACACGAGCAAGCAAGCGGCACTTTGCATGACTACCTGACAAGCCAAGAGCCACAGAGCAGGTCGTTTCCTAAACTAACACATCAACATTCATTTAGCAGTAACATACTACAGTGTAACATTACATACGGTCTGAGGATATTGATTATGGTCCTTACATATGTAAAGCTGACTCACTGCGACAGAAGCAAGCATTGCTCTATCAAAATGTATCGCTGCCAcatatgatttaaaacaaaaacaaacaaacaaaaaaaaaaaaacagacaaagacaaagcattaaaaataaataaataaaaaataaaaactaaaaaataaaGACGGCTGCATCGCCCTCTCCATGATAACTGCAAATAGCAGTAGTGTCACCAAAGGTGAAGTAGCTTTCCTGACACATTAAATTTTACCCAAACTGCCTTgctccctccaccccctcccccacccccaccccaattAGACATGCCTTCTAGAAATTCCCAAGACATGCACAGTAGAGAGAAACTAAACATCAAAGACATTGTACTTAAAAAGTCAAAGCCAAGCCACCATACATTAGTATATGTCTAACCCTGTTCCTAAGCCACAGGTATAGGCTACATGTGATGGACTGACAGTggacttgtttttttaaacagtgcatTACAATCCTCATCTTATAATCATCCCAGGTCCCAATTTACGTCTTTTCATGTGCCACAGTCAGTTTATCACACAATATGATAAACAGCGGCAGGAAAACAACATATAGGCATctataaacataaaacaaacaaacaaacaaacaaacaaacaaacaaaaaatctgtgCTTGCAAATTATCTTTGTTAAGACACAACTACAAAGCAACATGCCAAGCTAAAAGGTGAAAGGTCATAGTACCAGGTCAAAGGTTGCCTCGAGGGGTCGCTTCAGTGATTTGACAGCCGACTGAGTCTTAATTAGCAGGCAGCGAGCACATGATGGCAATGGGCCAATGGGATTCAAGCGCATTAACATAAACAGCAAGCAGAGGTGCATCATGGGGGCAGCAGTGCATTTTGGgtaggtgagaaaaaaaaacaaaaaacaaaaaaaatcattggaaTGCAAGTTTACAGAGGGATATCAGGACTACGGCATGCACAGTGAAGTCATTAACTTCTAGAAAATTCTATGATCATGATACATCGACAGACTGCGTTAATTACAGCAATAACAGGATAGGAGCATTCTTAATTCTTTGTTTGCATAAAATCTGCATATAAAAACAATTGTTATGAGCCAAAACCAATAGCAGTAAATAATTCACATATTTCACAATACTAATGCCCCAACATTTCACTGTGCACATCCTAGTCAGCATCACTTTACAATGATCAAATGATTCACAGCTTCACTGgatacagtataatacagtctAAGACATTACGCTGAACAGAGAAAGTCGATCAGTTTTCAGAAGACACTCTTTATGAGCAGTGCAAAACTTCACCATTACAAATGCATTAGACCTTGCTGTCTTTACAAATAGGATATTTAACAACTTTAGAGAACAGAGACTTTATGTCAAGGTTTGTCAGCACAGGAGTTGTAACCCTCTTGTTGAGTAACTGCAGTAGCTGCTTCACTCTGTAAACCACCTGGGAATCGCTGGGCCGCGTGCGTGAGCAGACTTCACTGCCGTCCAGAAATGATTTCCCAGCGTTTATTAACGTTCAGAAATAAACGTTTGGGTCTCTCTTGCGCAACTGAGTGGTTAtgaggatttttatttttatttgtttttttttttttctaaatctgaaTCTTGTTGATTTGAGAGCAAACCTTGAAATAAAGTTGAGCTGTTACAGTCCTGTATTGAaacatggctctgtgtgtgtgtggcactaaAGTGTGAGTAGTAACAGAAATACTCTGAACATTTCAAATCAAGTGAAGTCTAGTGTCAGAAccatctgggtgtgtgtgtgtgtgtgtgtgtgtgtgtgtgagtgtgtgagtgtgtgtgtgtgtgtgtgactcaccaTAGCCGCTGCAGCGGTCGCTTGGCTGACCTGGTGCTGTGCGGCTTTGATCTTGGCCTGGAGGTGGGCCGGGGGGTGGAAATACTTGCACTTCTCGCGAGAGCAGCGGCCTTTGATGTAGTCCATACACACCGTCACCGTGTTGTCGTTCGTGTCGATCATCGTGCTGTCGGCGGGGTGAGCGAAACGACAGTCGTTCTCCCCCCGGGAACAGTTACCACGCTGGTACTCACGACAgacctgagaaaacacacaggcagacacccagacacaaacaaacacacacacacccacacgcgtgcgcgtgcacacacacacacagatccatgGACCATGAACCATATTGATGGAAAACTGACTCATGGTTTTGTACATTTGCCATAATGGAATTCACCTGGAAAAGATTATTGTTATATTAAGGATACCTACCTTTCCTTAATTAAAAATTCACTGAAATATCAATATACCTCATCTCATATTCTTAAATGCCCCCTGAGCTGGAGAGCAATAATAATTTACTGATGTTACAGATAATGTAGATGTTACACTTTCTGAACAGCAGATGGCAGCATCTCACAATGTCTCACATCCTGAGTGGCGGAGAATAAACCTGCCCAAAACGCCTCACACTTTTATGTGAAGTATGCACATGAACAATGAAATAGTGTTTTTATTtcaagggtgtgtgtgagcggATGACACGTATATGCTTATTAGAAAACATTTATGAGTGATTAtaagtgtaagtgagtgtgtgtgtgtgtgtgtgtgtgtgtgtgcatgtgtgtgcgtgtgcatgtgtgtgcgtgcatgtgtatgtgtgtgtgtgtgtgtgtgtgtgtgtgtgtgtgtgtgtatgagtgtgtgtgtgtgtgtgtgtgtgtatgtgtgcgtgtgtgagagtgtgtgtgtgagtgtgtgtgaatgtgtgtgtgtgtgtgtgtgtgtgtgtgtatgtgtgcgtgtgtgtataagacGTCACACCTCCAGCCGGTCTGTTCTGAGGAGCTTCTGGGCGGCGGCAGCAGAAGCTGCAGTGGAGGGCACAGTGGGCACAGGGCTGCTGGTCATGAGGACGGGGGCACTGGGGAGGATCTCAGCAGGCATCAGGCTGGGAGAGACAGGGCCCAGGTATGGGTTAAACGCTGCAGCCGCGGCCGCTGCGGCCGCTGCACTGGCATTGGAGGCAAGGCTGGGCGTGACGGAAAACATAGGCTGGCACAGAAacgagagagaggtacagagagagggagagagagagagagagagagagagagagagagagagagggagagagagagagagagagagagagagagagagagagagagggagagggagagagagagagagagggagagagagagagagagagagagagagagagagagggagagagagagagagagaaagataataTTAATTAATCTATTTataatttcagttttgattaaCAAGGTTAGcataaaatgtttataaaaatatattgataagacttttgttctcttttctcagtgtgAAAGCTAGGACAATAgcttgaaacagacagaaacatttttaaatttgtattaAGCATCATAATTTTTACTGGGACTCATCCTCACATAACAGAATATTTGCATCACGATATAAATTGTGCAAAattcagtgttatttttttctgtccgAATGCCTGCAAGTATATCTGCAGCTCCTCCTGGtttgtgcctttttttgttttttgttttcttttttacgaATACTTGATGTCGTCTTGACATTTGAGGCGAGTGTGTATGGCCCTTTAAGATGGTAGGGCGAGGATAAGCCTCACCATTGGCTGAAGCTGGTTTCCAGGCATAATGGCATTGGCCAGCTGCATCTGCTGGGCGAGCATGACCATATTCTTCTGCTGGATCAAGTTATTCCTCCCATTGATCTCCAGCTGCGTCTTCAGATGTGGAGGAGGGTGCAGGTATTTGCAGTTCTCTCTGGAACAGCgaccctgaaagagagagagagagagagagagagagagagagaaagagagaaagagagagtgtgtgtgttaaactcaGTCCAGCTTTCCTGTCTGCAGCCCTGGTTGGAAAGCACACACTGTCACAATTGCAGTTTAAGTTATTGACTGAGCAGAAGGTGACAGGCACATTTCTCATCATTGCATTGATTAATGGgacactttctgtgtgtgtgtgtgtgtgtgtgtgtgtgtgtgtgtgtctgcgtacgCACACATCAGGCCTGTGAACGCTGAGTTCTGTCTACGACTGACCTGTTTTCACCAAAGGCTGTTCCTGGCACAGACTATCAGAAGCTTTCTATTTCTGCCCTTcccatacagagagagagagagggagagagagagagagagagagagagagaatgagcgcgagtgagagagagacagagagagcgagagaaagagagagagagagagagagaaagagagaaagagagagagagagagacagagagagagagagagagacagagaaagagaaagagagaaagagagagagagagcgacagagagagagagagagagagagagggagagagagagagagagagagagtgagagagagagagagaaagaaagagagaaagagagagagagcgagagagacagagagagagagagagagagacagagaaagagaaagagagaaagagagagagagagcgacagagagagagagagggagagagagagagagagagagaaagagagagagagagaaagaaagagagagagggagagagagagcgacagagagagagagagagagacagagaaagagagagagagagagagagagagagagagagagacagacagagagacagacagagagcctTAATGTGGGTTTAGAGTTGGCATGGCATTGACACAGCGTTGgctctcactgtctgactgaGCCCTGTGTTTGGTGTCAACCCCTGGGGCACGGAGCGGACCAGAGAGACCTCTGACGGCCAGACACGCACTTATGCATCTGTCTATGGCTATAAATACCATCATTTAATACAAGCTGAGATTGAGCACCAGGGTATGCGGGGTCAACGTCATGCCAAGAGTGGAATCATTTCACCAGATACCAAGGAAAACAGACACGGTCTTACTTTCCCAACCTAAATGCCAAGATGTTTACATACGCCtccaacaaacagaaaatgttcaaaCTCAAGTTATAAAGAACCTCACTTTACATAGGACCTAACTTTACTTTCTACAGTGATttagaaaatgtcttttttttttcttttttaaacacacgcactcataaACTTTTTCACACTGTAATGAGTGTAAGTTGTcgtttaaagaaagaaagaaaaaaaaaaaagcaatttgcaATTTAGAACTCTTATGTGGTCacgttatttatttaattatatgtTTTACGTTTACTGCTGTGAAGTTCGAAGTTAAAACGTAGACATATACGGGCTGATATTAAGTTggaccccccccaaaaaagaaaaaaaagaaagaaagaaagacagaaagaaagaaagaaagaaagaaagaaagaatataagAGAGGGAGGTGCTTGAGGTCCAATCCGTGAGATAAGAGGCTGACGAATGACTAAAACAGCAGAAATATCTCTCtctgagaggaaagaaaaatccTCTGTCAGCTCAAACATACTGCCCAGCTTTTTTTCCTCGTTAAAGAAGATGCAAGCGCTTATCTCTGTCACATAGTTCACCtaacttcctgttttttttttgttttttttttaatgcatttctgtgtttttgtatacgTGCAGAGCCGTTTATCTGCAGTGCGTTTATGACGACGCATCGAAGGTTCGCGTACGAGGTTTTCAAACAATTTTCAGTGAACTTTTAATATAGTTAAAGCAAGTTTTATACGGTTTCAAATCCTCACCAGAAACAGCGAAATAATAAAGGGCTCGgatgaatttgaaaaaaaaaaaaatcctttttgaAACAGAAAAGCTTCATTTCACGGGATTTCTTTTGagtaaaaaaacccaaaccgtGTCTGAACGGTTTGAAAAGTCACGGGTCTGTAATGGCACTCATTTCCCTCCCCTTTTGAATGGGGAATTGTGGGTAAACGATGCATGTGAGAGCAGGGGGTCAGGCCAGTTTAAGACGGAGCATGAGTGAGAATGATGTGTTGTATTCCCTGTGATTGAGTTATGTGAACCTCCGGATATTTGTTTAACCCCctgcagagcacacacacatacacacacacacacacacacacactcacacacacacacacacacacacacacacaccacacacacatcagagtcaCAAACAGCATCTTATGACCCCCTGGGGTAAGTTCTCGTACAACTGAGCACTGAGTGGAATGTCTGGCATGTCCCCGTCTGGAAAAATGATGATATCTTGATTACGGACCCGCGATTCTGTTACGCtatgacctgtttttttttttttttttaaagacgcGGCGGATGATATTCGCTGCATATTCTGTGAACAGATAGGTGATTTAATCTGTTTGAGTTCAATCACGTCTCCTCAACCTAATTGATTATTTAATACCAGTCCCCCTGGAGGTCCTAAAGACATACATGCTACACCAGtgtttctcagctccagtctctGGGACCCCGCCCAGTTCAACTTATCTGCCGATTGCTGAGCACTTGACCTGTTGAACTAGGTATACTGGTACTTGACAATGGCCAAAATGTGTAATCTAAGCGGTCTCTCAGGACCAgaattgagaaacactgctgttCAGACTAACCCCTGtaacactgctttacaacaTCATCTCTCAACTGGACTAACCCCTGTAGCACTGCTTTACAACATCATCTCTCAACTCGACTCACCCCTGtaacactgctttacaacaTCATCTCTCAACTCGACTCACCCCTGtaacactgctttacaacaTCATCTCTCAACTGGACTAACCCCTGtaacactgctttacaacaTCATCTCTCAACTGGACTCACCCCTGtaacactgctttacaacaTCATCTCTCAACTCGACTCACCCCTGTAGCACTGCTTTACAACATCATCTCTCAACTCGACTCACCCCTGtaacactgctttacaacaTCATCTCTCAACTCGACTCACCCCTGtaacactgctttacaacaTCATCTCTCAACTGGACTAACCCCTGtaacactgctttacaacaTCATCTCTCAACTGGACTAACCCCTGtaacactgctttacaacaTCATCTCTCAACTGGACTCACCCCTGtaacactgctttacaacaTCATCTCTAAACTGTACTAACCCCTGtaacactgctttacaacaTCATCTCTCAACTCGACTCACCCCTGtaacactgctttacaacaTCATCTCTCAACTGTACTAACCCCTGtaacactgctttacaacaTCATCTCTCAACTGGACTAACCCCTGTAACACTGCTCTACAACATCATCTCTCAACTAACCCCTCTCAACTAACCCCTCTCAACTAACCCCTGCCCTGTAAATGTTCAGCCTTAACTCTGGACCCACAGGCCTGATGACCATAACGATCCAGTGCTTTAAAATGAACCGATCAGCAAAGGCAGGCGGGTCAATGCAAGGGCTTCAGTAGCAAAAGGGAAGGACAGTGGTGGGTGGGGACCTGTGATATAAAACACTAATAAGTAGAAAGATCACCTGTCATCTTGAGTTAGTGGCAACAAACAGCGTGCCAACAAACAAGAACCAGCCCCTGTGACTTTAAGGGATTTGAACGGAGGAATTCCAGCTGGCACTTTGAGACGGAGATGGGAAAGACTCCACCAGTGACCCAGAGGAGGCGCAGGGAGGGATCTGTGGAAGAGCCTCTGAAATTCAGCTCATGATCCCAAGCTACACTGGCATTGCCACAAACCCTGCTCAAATACACAAAAACCGCTAAAAATCTCCTCAGTTCATGATAGAGTTACAATGTCACGATTTTGACTGAATGAACTTGATTGTTGAGAGAAAAACTTCTCCAAACTCCCCTCATTCTACTGCAGGTGTTTACATGTCCAAAGTTCTGCCCGGTTTTGTATCAAGCAgcgctctctgattggctggaaagttcacacacctgttttccaggtacgaaaaaaaaaaaaaatcagccttcTACTGAGGAAATAAGTTCAGAAAGCTTGCAGTTAATTTCTGCCTCCTGCAGCTGGACCTGAACACCACGGGTCTACAATCTGAACATACCAATGGGCTCAGTAAACCTCTTTAAGCATGTATGTTcgtagaaaaaaaatgagtcaaaacaacacaaagtcaTCCCATAAGTAGTGCAGATGAACCTGCTGGCCAATGACTGCAGACCTCTCTGCTTTGGCTCATGCCACACTTTTCCACAGGTGCTAAAAGCGTTAGTATATTTGACCCTAAAGCGTCATTcgatcggggggggggggggtagactgCTGACCACAACTCCCCTCTGATTTCCTGACCCAAggcccctgccccccccccccccacacacacacacacacacacacacaaacatttgtgtACTCCCTGCCTCCATTTTAGGTTGTGCTTCACCAGATACTGTCTTATGGATCTCCTTAAACCCTGATATCAAATTCACAGGcttcacggtgtgtgtgtgtgtgtgtgtgtgtgtgcgtgtgtgcatgtctgcattggtgtgtgtgtgtgtgtgtgtgtgtatactcagaGCTAAAGGATAATGGAGCTAAAGGGAAAGAGCTAGACTGGGAAGCTGATTGGTCAGCAGGCTGTGAGCATGTTGGGATGTCATTACATAGGTAGTATATatataagttaaaaaaaaatgtaagaggTCAGATGGTGAGGGTTGAATATTCACATATACAGTAACTGAATCTGAGTGGAGGGTCCAAGTGTGTATATGAGAACTGTGGAAGGTTTTGaagggtgtgtgcatgtttacatGTCAACGTAGgattacaaatgtgtgtgtgtgtgcgtgcatgtgacagatagggagagagacagagtcaagtCTACTTGTCAAGGGTGATAAggtgtatatacgtgtgtgtgtgtgcgtgcgtgcgtgtgagtgtgtgtgtgtgtgtgtcagcatgaatgagcgtgtgcatatgtgtgtctgtcagagagttGGGGTAGctagtgtgggggggggggggggggggtatactAGAGGGCAGGAGAGTCAGGTTGCGTTCACCCTAAATGACCTAAGTCATCTGTTATTGGGTCAACTTCCTCTTTAAACAGGTCACATGACCACCTGCAGCGGTGACCTGGACAAACAGCCGCAGAGCCTCTGCTTCTTAGTGGTTCTGTGCCGGGTAAAAACCCCCCAGACCACAACGTTTTCAGCCAGAAACGAAGAGAAAATTCTACAGAGCACAGGAAATGCACCGCAACACAAACCCGACTgactcagccaatcacagacagcCCTGTCAGGGAAATTTAAGAAGCTTCTGGAAAAAGTCATTACTAACTGTCACTCTATCACTCAGCCGACCAAGCACAGCACAACACgcacgagagagggagagggagagagagagagagagagagagagcgagagagagagagagagagagagagagagagagagagagagagagagagagaggggtagaggagACTGTCTGTGTAAAACAGAAGTAGGTGGAGTAGAgatgtgtttgcatttcttACACATGAGTTCGACGGCAACCCTGacctgaacttttttttttttcacccttccaGGACCCTTTGTTTTTGACCCTTGTctacaaatacattaaaatgacaacGCTTTTTGTGCTTTCTTAAATAGCCAGCGTGTTGGCTTTGCGCTGTGAGAGTTTCCTGAGAACCCTGCAAGCGAGTTCCATTTAAAATTCAGAAACCACTGTGTCAGCtatgtttcactgacactgaacacagcactgaaagACACGTCACatgtaacactgaaataaattcaTTCAACAAGCTAGAAGGCAGATACCGCAAGACTGATGTGTTTACGGTTTACTGAAAACATACGGAGGGAGATGAAGAGTAAACAGGCACAGTATGTCTGATTCACACAGTGCGTGGATTGATACATTAAGGTTTACTGGACTGAATGGAAATGTCAGCTCTGAGTGCAGTAGGTAATTTATGGAAAATGTCAAAGGGTCCTCTCCGTCATTTTGATGCTCGTGGAGTCCGGACGGGAACGCTGTTATAGCTCCTCTTCGCTGCTGCTTTTACCTGGGCTGACGTTTTAGTCTCGATGGTTCAGAATGACGCAGGTTCACGTGaatgcgtgcacgcacacacacacacacacacacactcacacacacacacacacacacacacacacacacatacaaatacacacacggacTCAAACGCCACGTGCAGAGCTCATTAGTTTGTACTCACACACTGAGGAATAAACGTCACCAGAGAGTTTATAAAATAGAGATTAaggtttgtgagagtgtgtgtatgtgtgtgtgtgtgtgtgtgtgtgtgagagagagagagagagagagagagagagacagagagagagagagagggagagagagtatgtgtgtctgtgtgtgtgtgagagagagagagagagagagaaacagagtgtgtgtgtgtgtgtgtgtgtgtgtgtgtatcagagtaAGTGGTATTCTGTGGAAGGTTCACACCTCTGCACATccaaaaacagcactgaaaacagGTTAAAGCCGCAACGCATAAAGGTGACATGTCCTGTTTCAAAACCTCttcctaccaaaaaaaaaaaacaaaaaacccaagcATCTTCTACTGTGACAAACATCCACTCAGCATTAATGATGATTTAATCAATAACTTCTGACAGAACAAGTTTTCTCAATCTATACCCATACTCACTGtttgggttctctctctctctctctctctctctctctcgctctctcgctctctcttatCGAGAAAGCTTTAACAACAGACTGGGTGTCAGACAAAGTATTCTTACTCATCTGCAAAAAAGTGCATTTTTTAAAGTACATTTTCTAGACTGTTCCAAGCAGCAGATGGATGGTGACGCTTcctcatgaaaatgaatgtcgACCTGAAACTGCATCGTTTGCTTATTACTGATGCCTGACAGAACCTTCATAGTGCTTTACAAGGCCTGGCATCAGCCTTCAGAACAGAGCCTCAGGATTTTCCCCTGTGGCTTTACGAGGTTAACATGTG contains:
- the mbnl1 gene encoding muscleblind-like protein 1 isoform X2; amino-acid sequence: MAVNMAHMRDTKWLTLEVCREFQRGTCSRSDTECKFAHPAKSCQVENGRVIACFDSLKGRCSRENCKYLHPPPHLKTQLEINGRNNLIQQKNMVMLAQQMQLANAIMPGNQLQPMPMFSVTPSLASNASAAAAAAAAAAFNPYLGPVSPSLMPAEILPSAPVLMTSSPVPTVPSTAASAAAAQKLLRTDRLEVCREYQRGNCSRGENDCRFAHPADSTMIDTNDNTVTVCMDYIKGRCSREKCKYFHPPAHLQAKIKAAQHQVSQATAAAAMTQSAVKSLKRPLEATFDLGIPHSVMPPLPKRPALEKANGAAAMFNTGMIQYQQALANMQFQQQAAFIPSGSILCMTPAASVVPMMHGATPAAVSAATTSATSVPFASATANQLTTNEYMQLIPIISADHLTSHKYLTQM
- the mbnl1 gene encoding muscleblind-like protein 1 isoform X1 — translated: MAVNMAHMRDTKWLTLEVCREFQRGTCSRSDTECKFAHPAKSCQVENGRVIACFDSLKGRCSRENCKYLHPPPHLKTQLEINGRNNLIQQKNMVMLAQQMQLANAIMPGNQLQPMPMFSVTPSLASNASAAAAAAAAAAFNPYLGPVSPSLMPAEILPSAPVLMTSSPVPTVPSTAASAAAAQKLLRTDRLEVCREYQRGNCSRGENDCRFAHPADSTMIDTNDNTVTVCMDYIKGRCSREKCKYFHPPAHLQAKIKAAQHQVSQATAAAAMTQSAVKSLKRPLEATFDLGIPHSVMPPLPKRPALEKANGAAAMFNTGMIQYQQALANMQFQQQAAFIPSGSILCMTPAASVVPMMHGATPAAVSAATTSATSVPFASATANQDSSLTKLTTNEYMQLIPIISADHLTSHKYLTQM
- the mbnl1 gene encoding muscleblind-like protein 1 isoform X3, producing the protein MAVNMAHMRDTKWLTLEVCREFQRGTCSRSDTECKFAHPAKSCQVENGRVIACFDSLKGRCSRENCKYLHPPPHLKTQLEINGRNNLIQQKNMVMLAQQMQLANAIMPGNQLQPMPMFSVTPSLASNASAAAAAAAAAAFNPYLGPVSPSLMPAEILPSAPVLMTSSPVPTVPSTAASAAAAQKLLRTDRLEVCREYQRGNCSRGENDCRFAHPADSTMIDTNDNTVTVCMDYIKGRCSREKCKYFHPPAHLQAKIKAAQHQVSQATAAAAMTQSAVKSLKRPLEATFDLGIPHSVMPPLPKRPALEKANGAAAMFNTGMIQYQQALANMQFQQQAAFIPSVPMMHGATPAAVSAATTSATSVPFASATANQDSSLTKLTTNEYMQLIPIISADHLTSHKYLTQM
- the mbnl1 gene encoding muscleblind-like protein 1 isoform X5 encodes the protein MAVNMAHMRDTKWLTLEVCREFQRGTCSRSDTECKFAHPAKSCQVENGRVIACFDSLKGRCSRENCKYLHPPPHLKTQLEINGRNNLIQQKNMVMLAQQMQLANAIMPGNQLQPMPMFSVTPSLASNASAAAAAAAAAAFNPYLGPVSPSLMPAEILPSAPVLMTSSPVPTVPSTAASAAAAQKLLRTDRLEVCREYQRGNCSRGENDCRFAHPADSTMIDTNDNTVTVCMDYIKGRCSREKCKYFHPPAHLQAKIKAAQHQVSQATAAAAMGIPHSVMPPLPKRPALEKANGAAAMFNTGMIQYQQALANMQFQQQAAFIPSVPMMHGATPAAVSAATTSATSVPFASATANQDSSLTKLTTNEYMQLIPIISADHLTSHKYLTQM
- the mbnl1 gene encoding muscleblind-like protein 1 isoform X6, with the protein product MAVNMAHMRDTKWLTLEVCREFQRGTCSRSDTECKFAHPAKSCQVENGRVIACFDSLKGRCSRENCKYLHPPPHLKTQLEINGRNNLIQQKNMVMLAQQMQLANAIMPGNQLQPMPMFSVTPSLASNASAAAAAAAAAAFNPYLGPVSPSLMPAEILPSAPVLMTSSPVPTVPSTAASAAAAQKLLRTDRLEVCREYQRGNCSRGENDCRFAHPADSTMIDTNDNTVTVCMDYIKGRCSREKCKYFHPPAHLQAKIKAAQHQVSQATAAAAMTQSAVKSLKRPLEATFDLGIPHSVMPPLPKRPALEKANGAAAMFNTGMIQYQQALANMQFQQQAAFIPSGSILCMTPAASVDSNNFCRSSH
- the mbnl1 gene encoding muscleblind-like protein 1 isoform X4, whose translation is MAVNMAHMRDTKWLTLEVCREFQRGTCSRSDTECKFAHPAKSCQVENGRVIACFDSLKGRCSRENCKYLHPPPHLKTQLEINGRNNLIQQKNMVMLAQQMQLANAIMPGNQLQPMPMFSVTPSLASNASAAAAAAAAAAFNPYLGPVSPSLMPAEILPSAPVLMTSSPVPTVPSTAASAAAAQKLLRTDRLEVCREYQRGNCSRGENDCRFAHPADSTMIDTNDNTVTVCMDYIKGRCSREKCKYFHPPAHLQAKIKAAQHQVSQATAAAAMGIPHSVMPPLPKRPALEKANGAAAMFNTGMIQYQQALANMQFQQQAAFIPSGSILCMTPAASVVPMMHGATPAAVSAATTSATSVPFASATANQDSSLTKLTTNEYMQLIPIISADHLTSHKYLTQM
- the mbnl1 gene encoding muscleblind-like protein 1 isoform X7 produces the protein MAVNMAHMRDTKWLTLEVCREFQRGTCSRSDTECKFAHPAKSCQVENGRVIACFDSLKGRCSRENCKYLHPPPHLKTQLEINGRNNLIQQKNMVMLAQQMQLANAIMPGNQLQPMPMFSVTPSLASNASAAAAAAAAAAFNPYLGPVSPSLMPAEILPSAPVLMTSSPVPTVPSTAASAAAAQKLLRTDRLEVCREYQRGNCSRGENDCRFAHPADSTMIDTNDNTVTVCMDYIKGRCSREKCKYFHPPAHLQAKIKAAQHQVSQATAAAAMTQSAVKSLKRPLEATFDLGIPHSVMPPLPKRPALEKANGAAAMFNTGMIQYQQALANMQFQQQAAFIPSDSNNFCRSSH